ATTTTCCGTTCGTCCCGGTGACCGCGATCCAGCGGTTCTCCCCTTCCGCCTCCTCCTCGATCAGGCGCCAGGCGACCTCGAGCTCCGAGACGACCGGGATCCCGCGCCGGCGGGCCTCCGCGGCGACCGGATGAGAGAGCGGCACTCCCGGAGAGATCGCCAGGAGATCCGCCCCGTCGAGCATCGAGGAGTCGGCGCCGTCGGAGAAGAGAACGACGCCGGCCGTCTCCAGGGCGCCCGTCGGGTCGATCTCGCGGCGGGCTCTCCGGTCCCCCGCGGCGACGGCGATCCCGCGTGCGGCGAGCGCCGCCGCGAGGGCCGTTCCGCTCCGCGCGAGTCCCAGGATCGCCACGCGTTTCTCCCTCATCGCAGCTTCAGCGTGGAAAGCGCGAGCATGGCGAACAGCAGCGCGAGGATCCAGAAACGGATGATGACGCGCGGCTCCGCCCACCCGGCGAGCTCGAAATGATGATGGATGGGCGCCATCCGGAAGATCCGGCGCCCCGTGAACTTGAAGGAGGCCACCTGCAGGATCACCGAGCCGGCTTCCATCACGAAGAGTCCCCCGACGATCGCGAGGAGGATCTCCTGCTTGGCCAAGACCGCGACGATGCCGATCGCGCCGCCGAGCGGGAGCGATCCGACGTCCCCCATGAAGACGTCCGCCGGGTGGCAGTTGAACCAGAGGAAGCCGAGCGCCGCCCCGACGATCGCACCGCAGAAGACGGCCAGCTCGCCCGCCTCCGAGACGAACGGCACGCGCAGGTAGTGGGCCACGACCGAGTTCCCGGCGATGTAGGTGAGGATCGCGTAGGTTCCGGCCGCGATCCCCGCCGCGCCGATCGCGAGCCCGTCGAGACCGTCGGTCAGGTTCACCGCGTTCGAAGATCCGACCACGACGATCGAGACGAAGGGGACGTAGAGAGCGCCCAGGTCGACCCATTTCTTGACGAACGGGAACGTCAGCACCGTGGAGAGCCGCGGCGCCTGCGGCCAGTGCTGGATGACGAACGCCGCGGCGAGCGCGAACGCGAACTGCAGCACGAGCTTGCGCTTTCC
This portion of the Thermoanaerobaculia bacterium genome encodes:
- the mraY gene encoding phospho-N-acetylmuramoyl-pentapeptide-transferase — its product is MLYALLYPLRSAFPALNVFRYITFRTAMAAVTALVLSLWLGPWAIRKLKSWQLKQFIRKEGPESHYKKAGTPTMGGLLILGAIFAATLLWMDLGNRDTWIALGTTAVLGWVGFLDDWTKVRRQHSRGLTGKRKLVLQFAFALAAAFVIQHWPQAPRLSTVLTFPFVKKWVDLGALYVPFVSIVVVGSSNAVNLTDGLDGLAIGAAGIAAGTYAILTYIAGNSVVAHYLRVPFVSEAGELAVFCGAIVGAALGFLWFNCHPADVFMGDVGSLPLGGAIGIVAVLAKQEILLAIVGGLFVMEAGSVILQVASFKFTGRRIFRMAPIHHHFELAGWAEPRVIIRFWILALLFAMLALSTLKLR